The Aquificaceae bacterium genome includes a region encoding these proteins:
- a CDS encoding low molecular weight phosphatase family protein: protein MRIAFISTRNAVRSIMAEAVARKLSRLALLTPDIYSAGVEPAGSVPEEVINLLKEKGYATDNLHPKGMESIPYDQIDLLITLSPEARDMCPYSERHMRREHWVLEEPKTLKREDLSRLLEQLENLIRALFKIS from the coding sequence ATGAGGATAGCCTTCATATCCACAAGAAATGCAGTAAGGAGCATAATGGCTGAGGCTGTGGCAAGAAAACTTTCAAGGCTTGCACTTCTAACTCCGGATATATACTCTGCAGGTGTGGAGCCAGCAGGTAGTGTGCCGGAGGAAGTCATAAACCTCCTGAAAGAGAAGGGCTATGCCACAGACAACCTTCATCCAAAGGGAATGGAGAGCATACCCTATGACCAGATAGACCTGCTCATAACTCTTTCCCCGGAGGCAAGAGACATGTGTCCCTATTCGGAAAGACACATGAGAAGGGAGCACTGGGTGCTTGAGGAGCCAAAGACTCTGAAAAGAGAGGACCTATCAAGGCTTCTGGAACAGTTAGAGAATCTCATAAGGGCTCTCTTTAAGATAAGTTAG
- the rdgB gene encoding RdgB/HAM1 family non-canonical purine NTP pyrophosphatase: MLRRLLIATTNQGKVREIKSLFEGSDIELLMPDTSLEVEERGCSFLENAYIKARAYYEVYRIPALAEDSGLVIPALEGYPGVYSSRFYQIDWGGKEPVKESKDRANIEKVLRLMKHMEDRRAYYTAFVVVYAEGGGLWAEGRCYGTILTEPRGAGGFGYDPIFQPEGFLKSMAELSMGEKNLISHRGKAARKLIQMLK, translated from the coding sequence ATGCTCAGAAGGCTCCTCATTGCCACCACCAATCAGGGAAAAGTGAGAGAGATAAAAAGTCTCTTTGAAGGTTCAGATATTGAGCTTCTCATGCCAGACACAAGCCTGGAAGTGGAAGAGAGGGGCTGTAGCTTTCTGGAAAACGCCTACATCAAAGCCAGAGCATACTACGAGGTCTACAGAATTCCCGCCCTCGCTGAGGACTCGGGGCTTGTGATTCCTGCCCTTGAGGGCTATCCAGGTGTGTATTCCAGCAGGTTTTACCAGATTGATTGGGGTGGAAAAGAGCCGGTAAAGGAGAGCAAAGACAGAGCCAACATAGAAAAGGTGCTCAGGCTCATGAAGCATATGGAGGACAGAAGAGCCTACTACACTGCCTTTGTGGTAGTTTATGCAGAGGGGGGAGGTCTGTGGGCTGAAGGAAGATGCTACGGCACCATACTTACAGAGCCAAGGGGAGCTGGAGGCTTCGGATACGACCCCATATTCCAGCCGGAGGGCTTCCTCAAGAGCATGGCAGAGCTAAGCATGGGGGAGAAAAACCTCATATCCCACAGGGGCAAAGCCGCCAGAAAACTGATACAGATGCTAAAATAG
- a CDS encoding site-specific DNA-methyltransferase, which yields MRRIEEFINRVICGDALEVLREMPSDSVDLGITSPPYNKKEKHGGWLVSKVVYRGYKDVMSEEDYQIWQVDVLDELYRVVKEGGSFFYNHKVRYENGRMIHPLEWLGKSRWTLWQEIIWNRRIAGNIRGWRFWQVEERIYWLVKGKPRELNPRHAKLTSVWDIRPEQGHKGHPAVFPIELPTRIIHSIFEDRKGIVIDPFCGTGTTLVSAKLLGKDYIGIDISQDYVEYALKRLERAEKEYAKVLQELSLHSVELTFKERKEKGMWSKRLRSL from the coding sequence ATGCGCAGGATTGAAGAATTTATAAACAGGGTTATATGTGGTGATGCTCTAGAGGTTCTGAGGGAAATGCCTTCAGACAGTGTTGACCTTGGCATAACTTCACCTCCCTATAACAAAAAGGAGAAGCATGGAGGCTGGCTCGTTTCGAAGGTAGTCTACAGAGGATACAAAGATGTTATGTCTGAAGAGGACTATCAAATATGGCAGGTGGATGTGCTTGACGAGCTATACAGGGTTGTAAAGGAAGGTGGCAGTTTCTTTTATAACCACAAGGTGAGGTATGAAAACGGCAGGATGATACATCCCCTTGAATGGCTGGGTAAAAGCAGGTGGACCTTGTGGCAGGAGATAATCTGGAACAGAAGGATAGCGGGCAACATAAGAGGGTGGAGGTTCTGGCAGGTTGAAGAGAGAATATACTGGCTTGTAAAAGGAAAGCCAAGAGAGCTAAATCCCAGACACGCAAAACTCACATCTGTATGGGATATAAGACCTGAACAGGGACACAAAGGTCACCCTGCGGTCTTCCCCATAGAACTGCCCACCAGAATCATTCATTCCATTTTTGAGGACAGAAAAGGCATAGTTATAGACCCCTTCTGCGGGACTGGAACTACCTTGGTATCTGCCAAGCTACTGGGAAAGGATTACATAGGTATAGACATATCGCAGGACTACGTTGAGTATGCCCTGAAAAGGCTTGAAAGGGCGGAGAAGGAATACGCAAAAGTCTTGCAGGAGCTTTCCCTCCACAGTGTGGAGCTCACCTTTAAAGAGAGAAAGGAAAAGGGGATGTGGAGCAAAAGGCTCAGAAGTTTATAA
- the gatB gene encoding Asp-tRNA(Asn)/Glu-tRNA(Gln) amidotransferase subunit GatB has product MEFEPVIGLEIHVQMDTRTKLFCSCPVEFGAEPNSNVCPVCLGLPGSLPVINRRAVEFAIRAGLALNCQINTRSVFARKNYFYPDLPKGYQISQYEEPLAVNGWLEVGGKRVRIRRLHMEEDAGKNIHEGSKTYVDLNRAGTPLMEIVTEPDIDSPQMAREFLERLRNIMRYAGVSRADMEKGQLRCDINLSIRPKGSKELGTRVEIKNVNSFRFVQKAIEAEMERQIKLVLSGEKVIQETRTFDPSTGLTHPMRTKEEAEDYRYFPDPDLLPLVIPADWIESIRRSMPELPEQRLERFIRDYALDEYSARVLTDNKDLGDFFEESLKFYPEDPKLTANWLLNDLLGNLSEAGKDIENSTVSPQSLAELVKLIREGVLSSRLAKEVLKEMVSTGKEPSKIVEEKGLRQVSDEDTIRAMIEEVVKENSREVERFRAGEEKVFGFLVGQVMKKAKGKANPQVVNRLLREMLTGG; this is encoded by the coding sequence ATGGAATTTGAGCCAGTTATAGGTCTTGAGATACACGTGCAGATGGACACAAGAACAAAGCTCTTCTGCTCCTGTCCGGTGGAGTTCGGTGCAGAGCCCAACAGCAACGTGTGTCCTGTATGCCTTGGGCTTCCCGGCAGCTTGCCGGTTATAAACAGGAGGGCAGTGGAGTTTGCCATAAGGGCAGGGCTTGCCCTGAACTGTCAGATAAACACCCGCTCAGTCTTTGCAAGAAAGAACTACTTCTATCCAGACCTTCCAAAGGGCTATCAGATTTCTCAATATGAGGAGCCTCTTGCGGTCAACGGATGGCTTGAGGTTGGTGGCAAGAGGGTAAGGATAAGAAGGCTTCATATGGAGGAGGATGCGGGTAAAAACATCCACGAAGGCTCAAAGACCTATGTGGACCTCAACAGGGCGGGCACGCCCCTCATGGAAATAGTCACAGAGCCGGACATAGACTCTCCCCAGATGGCGAGGGAGTTTCTTGAAAGGCTCAGGAACATAATGAGATATGCGGGCGTGTCCCGTGCAGACATGGAAAAGGGACAGCTTCGCTGTGATATAAACCTCTCCATAAGACCAAAGGGCTCAAAGGAGCTCGGCACAAGGGTGGAGATAAAGAACGTAAACTCCTTCAGGTTTGTGCAGAAAGCCATAGAGGCGGAGATGGAGCGTCAGATAAAGCTGGTGCTGTCCGGTGAGAAGGTGATTCAGGAAACACGGACCTTTGACCCCTCCACGGGGCTCACCCATCCCATGAGAACAAAGGAAGAGGCAGAAGACTACCGATACTTCCCAGACCCGGACCTTCTCCCCCTCGTGATTCCTGCAGACTGGATAGAAAGTATAAGAAGGAGCATGCCAGAGCTTCCAGAGCAGAGGCTTGAGAGGTTCATCAGAGATTATGCCCTTGACGAGTATTCCGCAAGGGTTCTGACCGACAACAAGGATCTGGGAGACTTCTTTGAGGAGTCTCTGAAGTTTTATCCAGAAGACCCTAAACTGACCGCCAACTGGCTGCTAAACGACCTTCTTGGAAACCTCTCTGAGGCTGGAAAAGATATAGAAAACTCCACGGTAAGCCCCCAGAGCCTTGCGGAGCTCGTAAAGCTCATAAGGGAAGGCGTTCTTTCTTCCAGACTGGCAAAAGAGGTGTTAAAAGAGATGGTCTCCACGGGCAAGGAGCCCTCAAAAATAGTAGAGGAAAAGGGACTCAGGCAGGTAAGTGATGAAGACACCATAAGGGCAATGATTGAAGAGGTGGTGAAAGAAAACAGCAGAGAGGTGGAACGTTTCAGGGCTGGTGAAGAGAAGGTCTTTGGCTTTCTTGTGGGTCAGGTGATGAAAAAGGCAAAGGGCAAAGCAAACCCACAGGTGGTAAACAGGCTCCTCAGAGAGATGCTGACCGGTGGATGA
- a CDS encoding DUF2784 domain-containing protein translates to MKELYLFLAHVVVFVHFLWIVFLLTGWVFSLRFRAIRWLHMGGVLFALFLNITKLHCPLTYLEIWLRKKAGAQAYDSSFIIHYLEKLIYIRIEPELLRLLTYLFVVFFLVFYGLLWLKNRASNQPF, encoded by the coding sequence ATGAAGGAGCTCTACCTCTTTCTTGCCCATGTGGTGGTCTTTGTCCACTTTCTCTGGATAGTCTTTCTGCTAACGGGCTGGGTCTTTTCCCTTAGATTCAGAGCAATAAGATGGCTCCACATGGGCGGAGTCCTCTTTGCCCTTTTCCTCAACATCACAAAACTTCACTGCCCCCTTACATACCTTGAGATATGGCTCAGAAAGAAGGCGGGTGCACAGGCATACGACAGCTCCTTCATAATCCATTACCTTGAAAAGCTCATATACATAAGAATAGAGCCTGAGCTTCTGAGACTTCTTACCTACCTTTTTGTTGTCTTCTTTCTTGTCTTTTATGGTCTTCTTTGGTTAAAGAATAGAGCTTCAAACCAGCCTTTCTGA
- a CDS encoding GGDEF domain-containing phosphodiesterase codes for MKRGWERKDLLEFMKAIEVSYQGTPVSINLYRSDIVKEIYGTVPEPAKTAMHLIAMRGEAQSKFEKGVYFYIKPIKAESECLRCHWNAKEGSVLGLVETSINLKAFISGIESTFKFLTLTPLLFFSVLFTFLMFTFRSLIKSLSNSISESIESIKSVEDVESLLRRTEISYKELKPIYESLQHLGTRIKLIAIDRDILDTEAKLLERFIITSKTIKNWHDYVKNLIKEMNSIIPIDIVFSLFLEPDVLKIEIFWYKRADEETKNYIESFIKSKVSLELPLSLLMGRQLYLFHHTVNGSESYSEEDREKIRLRTKAVFFDKPQVGGIVGVGVESCVMEDPAKQAVINSLLSTLVNAIGSSKAISDYIEQVEFYAMRDPLTTLYNQRTFWELLNYEMERAKRFDRKLSLIILDLDNFKFINDTYGHHVGDTLLKEVARAIGERKRKADIAARYGGDEFAIIAVGADPLNAYSLASSLKEHIESITLTLPDQSSVSPRVSAGIAVYPDHANTPKDLFLIADSMLRNAKEEGKDRIRLPSQEDLVQSYREYSSKAIRVLTSLDRGEIYPFFQPIQDLRTGEVFGYEVLMRIGEGLLPAGEFIEMAERLGVVLRMDAMVYEKAIRKAGEVNYRGKLFLNLSPRAMLMNDFIKNMKRLIQSYDIEPSQLVFELTERESIRNISLLERFIRLLKAEGFLFAIDDFGSGYSSFHYIKKLPVDFVKLEGEFVKDLKEDWRDRIFIESVVTLARGMGMKTIAEHVESEEVLRILKDIGVDYAQGYYIGKPSERLV; via the coding sequence ATGAAAAGGGGGTGGGAAAGAAAAGACCTTCTTGAATTTATGAAGGCTATTGAGGTCTCTTATCAGGGAACCCCGGTAAGCATAAACTTATACAGGTCGGATATTGTAAAGGAGATTTATGGAACTGTTCCTGAACCTGCAAAGACAGCCATGCATCTTATAGCCATGAGGGGCGAAGCTCAGAGCAAGTTTGAAAAAGGCGTTTATTTTTACATAAAACCCATCAAGGCAGAAAGTGAATGCCTCAGGTGCCACTGGAATGCAAAGGAGGGCAGTGTCCTCGGACTTGTGGAGACAAGCATAAATCTGAAAGCCTTTATTTCTGGCATTGAGAGCACTTTTAAATTCCTTACACTTACGCCTCTTTTGTTCTTTTCTGTGCTGTTTACATTTCTTATGTTCACATTCAGAAGTCTTATAAAATCCTTAAGTAATAGCATAAGTGAAAGTATTGAAAGCATAAAATCCGTTGAGGATGTGGAAAGTCTCCTCAGAAGAACTGAAATATCTTACAAAGAACTTAAGCCTATTTACGAATCACTCCAGCATCTTGGCACCAGAATAAAATTAATAGCCATAGATAGGGACATTTTAGATACGGAAGCCAAGCTTTTAGAAAGGTTCATAATAACTTCAAAGACCATAAAAAACTGGCACGATTATGTAAAAAACCTTATAAAGGAGATGAATTCCATAATCCCCATAGACATAGTCTTCTCACTCTTCCTTGAGCCGGATGTGCTCAAGATTGAAATATTCTGGTATAAAAGGGCAGATGAGGAGACAAAAAACTACATAGAATCCTTCATAAAATCAAAAGTAAGCCTTGAGCTTCCACTGTCTCTGCTCATGGGAAGACAGCTATACCTTTTTCACCATACGGTAAACGGTTCTGAAAGCTATAGCGAAGAGGACAGAGAAAAAATAAGACTGAGAACAAAAGCTGTTTTCTTTGATAAGCCGCAGGTTGGGGGAATCGTTGGCGTTGGAGTGGAATCTTGTGTGATGGAGGACCCTGCAAAGCAAGCGGTTATCAACAGCCTGCTTTCAACCCTCGTGAACGCCATAGGCTCTTCAAAGGCTATAAGTGATTACATAGAGCAGGTAGAGTTTTATGCCATGAGGGACCCGCTCACCACACTCTATAACCAGAGGACCTTCTGGGAGCTTTTGAACTATGAGATGGAAAGAGCAAAGCGGTTTGACAGGAAGCTTTCCCTGATAATCCTTGACCTCGATAATTTCAAATTCATAAACGACACCTATGGTCACCATGTGGGTGATACGCTTCTAAAAGAAGTTGCAAGGGCCATAGGTGAAAGAAAGAGAAAGGCAGACATAGCTGCAAGGTATGGAGGGGATGAATTTGCCATTATAGCTGTTGGGGCTGACCCACTTAACGCCTACAGCCTTGCATCATCTCTTAAAGAACACATAGAAAGCATCACACTGACCCTGCCTGACCAGAGCTCCGTATCACCGAGAGTTTCCGCTGGGATAGCAGTATATCCAGACCATGCGAACACACCAAAGGACCTTTTTCTCATAGCAGACAGCATGCTCAGAAACGCCAAAGAAGAGGGCAAGGACAGGATAAGGCTTCCAAGTCAAGAAGACCTTGTGCAATCATACAGAGAATACAGTAGTAAAGCTATAAGGGTTCTAACTTCTCTTGACAGAGGGGAGATTTATCCATTCTTTCAACCAATACAGGACCTAAGAACAGGAGAAGTGTTTGGTTATGAGGTTCTTATGAGAATAGGCGAGGGTCTCTTACCTGCGGGTGAGTTTATAGAGATGGCTGAGAGGCTCGGTGTTGTTTTAAGGATGGATGCCATGGTCTATGAAAAGGCTATCAGGAAAGCCGGCGAGGTCAACTACCGGGGTAAGCTTTTCCTCAATCTATCCCCAAGGGCTATGCTTATGAATGACTTTATTAAGAACATGAAAAGGCTTATACAATCCTATGACATAGAGCCTTCACAGCTTGTTTTTGAGCTTACTGAGAGGGAAAGTATAAGGAACATAAGCCTTCTTGAAAGGTTTATAAGATTGCTCAAGGCTGAAGGTTTTCTCTTTGCCATTGACGACTTCGGTTCTGGGTATTCCTCTTTCCATTACATAAAGAAACTGCCCGTTGATTTTGTAAAACTGGAAGGGGAGTTTGTAAAGGACCTGAAGGAGGACTGGAGAGACAGGATATTCATAGAGTCCGTGGTAACCCTCGCAAGGGGAATGGGTATGAAAACCATTGCGGAACACGTGGAAAGCGAAGAGGTCCTCAGAATACTGAAAGACATCGGAGTTGACTATGCTCAGGGTTATTACATTGGTAAGCCTTCAGAAAGGCTGGTTTGA
- the rpiB gene encoding ribose 5-phosphate isomerase B: MLSIAIGSDHAGFPLKEKIKEFLLSKGYKVIDFGTESTDSTDYPLFARDVCLAVQRDEAQRGILVCGTGIGMSITANKFRGIRAALCLNEYMARMSRKHNDANVLCLGDRILGDDLALAIVEAWLSADFEGGRHERRVKLIKEIEDML, encoded by the coding sequence ATGCTCAGCATAGCCATCGGCTCAGACCATGCAGGATTTCCCCTCAAGGAGAAGATTAAGGAGTTTCTCCTTTCAAAGGGTTATAAGGTAATTGACTTTGGGACGGAGTCCACAGACTCCACCGATTATCCTCTCTTTGCAAGGGATGTATGTCTTGCGGTTCAGAGGGATGAGGCTCAGAGAGGGATTCTGGTCTGCGGGACTGGTATAGGCATGTCCATAACAGCCAACAAGTTCAGGGGCATAAGGGCTGCTCTGTGTCTTAATGAATACATGGCTCGTATGAGCAGAAAGCACAACGACGCAAATGTGCTGTGCCTCGGAGACAGGATATTGGGAGATGACCTTGCCCTTGCCATAGTGGAGGCATGGCTTTCCGCAGACTTTGAAGGTGGCAGGCACGAAAGAAGGGTGAAGCTCATAAAAGAGATAGAGGATATGCTATAA
- a CDS encoding ATP synthase F0 subunit B — translation MDIQQAMYPNITLFIQAILFLVFTAIVRSILVKPYSQVIEERERLTQKNTEEAIRLREEAQRHFQEAQSILEKGRRESNQILEQARREAERLRAEILAKVEQETQEEISRAVEDIRKSLEEEKRKLDERVREIAELITSKVLEEAA, via the coding sequence ATGGATATACAGCAAGCCATGTATCCCAACATAACCCTCTTTATTCAGGCGATACTTTTTCTGGTCTTCACCGCCATAGTGAGAAGCATCCTTGTAAAGCCCTACTCTCAGGTTATAGAGGAGAGGGAGAGGCTCACGCAGAAAAACACGGAGGAAGCCATAAGGCTCAGAGAAGAGGCTCAGAGGCATTTTCAGGAAGCCCAGAGCATACTGGAAAAGGGAAGAAGGGAGTCCAACCAGATACTGGAGCAGGCAAGAAGGGAGGCAGAAAGGCTCAGGGCTGAAATTCTTGCAAAGGTGGAGCAGGAAACTCAGGAAGAGATATCAAGGGCTGTTGAAGATATAAGGAAGAGCCTTGAGGAGGAGAAAAGAAAGCTTGATGAAAGAGTCAGGGAAATTGCAGAGCTCATCACCAGCAAGGTTCTGGAGGAGGCGGCATGA
- a CDS encoding F0F1 ATP synthase subunit delta: MTARPEIVRKIAKLLLEKSPKERQELLKLSQLLELLYRLYRSEKDFRGFVLNPTIPKEKKLEFLRSLRERLGIDQRVDEVLDYLLEVNAVPILGEVRRVYDYEVEKLLRLSKALLVLARRVNEQELERIKEVIREFTGRDYEFEVVEDPELIGGFLLKTSSFVLDASVKRGLEGILRG; the protein is encoded by the coding sequence ATGACCGCAAGACCGGAGATAGTGAGAAAAATCGCCAAGCTGCTCCTGGAAAAGTCTCCAAAGGAAAGGCAGGAGCTTCTGAAGTTATCCCAGCTTCTGGAGCTTCTTTACAGGCTATACAGGTCAGAAAAGGACTTCAGGGGCTTTGTGCTCAACCCCACTATACCCAAGGAGAAAAAGCTTGAATTTCTGAGAAGTCTCAGAGAAAGACTGGGTATAGACCAGAGGGTGGATGAAGTTCTTGACTATTTGCTTGAGGTCAACGCTGTCCCCATACTGGGGGAAGTCAGAAGAGTCTATGATTACGAGGTGGAAAAGCTCCTCAGGCTCAGTAAGGCTTTGCTGGTTCTGGCAAGGAGGGTAAACGAGCAGGAGCTGGAAAGGATAAAGGAAGTCATAAGAGAGTTCACAGGAAGGGATTACGAGTTTGAGGTGGTAGAAGACCCTGAGCTAATTGGGGGCTTTCTTCTCAAGACATCAAGCTTTGTGCTGGATGCCTCCGTTAAGAGAGGGCTTGAAGGAATCCTGAGAGGCTGA
- the ndk gene encoding nucleoside-diphosphate kinase gives MERTLVIVKPDAFEKGATGRIIDRFISEGFKIRALKLFRFTREQAEGFYAVHRERPFFGELVEFMTSGPVVAMVLEGEDAIRRVREIIGPTDSNEARKVAPNSIRALFGTDKGKNAVHASDSRESADYEIPFIFSQLEIV, from the coding sequence ATGGAGAGGACGCTGGTTATTGTAAAGCCCGACGCCTTTGAAAAGGGAGCCACAGGCAGGATAATTGACAGGTTTATATCCGAGGGCTTTAAAATAAGAGCCCTCAAGCTCTTCAGATTTACAAGAGAGCAGGCAGAGGGTTTTTACGCTGTTCACAGAGAAAGACCTTTCTTCGGTGAGCTTGTGGAATTCATGACCTCAGGTCCGGTGGTTGCCATGGTGTTGGAGGGCGAGGATGCCATAAGGAGGGTAAGGGAAATCATAGGTCCAACAGACAGCAACGAGGCAAGAAAAGTAGCACCCAACTCCATAAGGGCTCTCTTTGGCACCGACAAGGGCAAGAATGCAGTGCACGCTTCAGACTCAAGGGAGTCTGCGGACTACGAGATACCTTTTATATTCTCACAGCTTGAGATAGTCTGA
- the hemH gene encoding ferrochelatase, whose translation MTGVVLFNMGGPDSLSAIQPFLYNLFSDHDIIRIPRPIQKPVAWLISRLRAKKTRHYYEIMGGRSPQREQTQAQAQALQEALGEGFKVVVALRYWHPFTEEALRELLKHPVERLVLLPLYPQYSRTTTGSSFNEFDRVFRRLTGRGRHFALTTLRGQENPYFYPSSVPILRINCYHNHPTYIRAMVENIRENLPRWQEYFFLFTAHSLPVNIIKEGDPYQKQTEETVRLIMEHFPGVRHALGYQSKVGPTKWLEPFTDRLLEEFINSGVKKIAVIPVSFTCEHSETLYELDYLYGNMARERGVDFVRIPTLKTHPTYIQALKELVLQTISSCENIKGIS comes from the coding sequence ATGACGGGAGTGGTTCTCTTTAACATGGGCGGTCCGGACAGCCTGTCTGCAATACAGCCCTTTCTGTATAACCTCTTTTCTGACCACGACATAATAAGAATTCCCAGACCCATACAGAAGCCAGTGGCATGGCTCATCTCAAGGCTGAGGGCAAAGAAGACAAGGCACTACTACGAGATAATGGGTGGCAGGTCTCCTCAGAGGGAGCAGACTCAGGCTCAGGCTCAGGCACTGCAGGAAGCTCTGGGAGAGGGCTTTAAGGTGGTGGTTGCCCTCAGATACTGGCACCCCTTCACAGAAGAAGCCCTGAGAGAGCTTCTAAAGCACCCCGTGGAAAGGCTTGTTCTTCTGCCTCTGTATCCCCAGTATAGCAGGACAACCACTGGCTCTTCCTTTAACGAGTTTGACAGAGTCTTTAGAAGACTTACAGGAAGGGGCAGGCATTTTGCACTGACCACGCTCAGGGGGCAGGAAAACCCCTACTTTTACCCCTCCTCAGTGCCTATACTCAGGATAAACTGCTATCACAACCACCCCACCTACATAAGGGCGATGGTGGAAAACATAAGAGAAAACCTGCCCAGATGGCAGGAATACTTTTTCCTCTTTACCGCCCACAGCCTCCCTGTGAACATCATAAAAGAGGGGGACCCCTACCAGAAACAGACTGAGGAGACAGTAAGGCTGATAATGGAGCACTTTCCTGGTGTAAGGCATGCTCTGGGCTATCAGAGCAAGGTGGGACCCACCAAGTGGCTTGAGCCTTTTACCGACAGGCTTTTAGAAGAGTTCATAAACTCAGGAGTGAAAAAGATAGCGGTTATCCCCGTGTCCTTTACCTGCGAGCACTCAGAGACCCTTTACGAGCTTGATTACCTTTACGGAAACATGGCAAGGGAGAGGGGTGTGGACTTTGTGAGAATACCCACGCTGAAAACACACCCCACCTACATACAGGCTCTTAAAGAGCTCGTGCTTCAGACTATCTCAAGCTGTGAGAATATAAAAGGTATCTCGTAG
- the hisA gene encoding 1-(5-phosphoribosyl)-5-[(5-phosphoribosylamino)methylideneamino]imidazole-4-carboxamide isomerase — MRDFVIPAIDIKGGKLVRLLRGDFEKAKVYSNSPEDMARLFEELGFKRLHVVDLDGSLKGIPVNLPTIKLIRRSFSGIVQVGGGIRNPESCRVLLEEGVDLFVVGTLAVREPETFERILELFPQRVILAVDSKGGKVAVGGWKEESSISPQELALVYEEKPIWGYLYTNIDRDGTLEGVDAEPYREFRKFVKKPLLASGGVASLEDIKRLMGVVEGVVVGKAIYEGRINLRELV, encoded by the coding sequence ATGAGAGACTTTGTAATTCCTGCCATAGACATCAAAGGTGGTAAGCTGGTAAGGCTCCTGAGGGGAGACTTTGAGAAGGCAAAGGTATATTCAAACTCGCCGGAGGATATGGCAAGACTTTTTGAGGAGCTTGGTTTTAAGAGGCTTCACGTGGTGGACCTTGACGGAAGCCTCAAAGGTATCCCGGTAAACCTGCCCACCATAAAGCTCATAAGAAGGTCTTTCTCCGGCATAGTTCAGGTGGGTGGGGGTATAAGGAACCCGGAGAGCTGTAGGGTTTTGCTGGAGGAAGGTGTGGACCTTTTTGTTGTAGGCACTCTGGCTGTTAGGGAGCCCGAGACCTTTGAGCGCATACTGGAGCTTTTCCCCCAGAGGGTCATACTGGCGGTAGATTCAAAGGGAGGAAAGGTAGCGGTGGGTGGATGGAAAGAAGAAAGTTCTATAAGCCCGCAGGAGCTTGCCCTTGTCTATGAAGAAAAGCCCATATGGGGATACCTATACACCAACATAGACAGGGACGGCACTCTTGAGGGCGTGGACGCAGAGCCCTACAGAGAGTTCAGAAAATTTGTGAAAAAGCCCTTGCTTGCCTCTGGCGGAGTTGCCAGCCTTGAGGACATAAAAAGGCTCATGGGTGTAGTGGAAGGGGTTGTGGTTGGAAAGGCAATTTATGAGGGCAGAATAAACCTGAGAGAGCTGGTATGA